In Rosa chinensis cultivar Old Blush chromosome 1, RchiOBHm-V2, whole genome shotgun sequence, a genomic segment contains:
- the LOC112199733 gene encoding BAG family molecular chaperone regulator 7, whose product MSWLRRIDLIEPYYYCPPPPAVLVRETSIFAAAPKLPSFFEEVMEEDFELGYALDLLCPSPVKTPSLLSYKLIQRVERLGGELYLQSLSDRVTELESRFDRLAKIKAAAAAAGLGDRKYTYTAEIKAPEKKYMWTTEIKEGKHKKSERKYKWTAEVEGKGEISRKYTFTASSGDAEDHSEKKEKKKKHHKVKKEEGGSRVVEIEELAADHGAVVLRQAFAKRTGGSKVAKGKNKELSPQDAAMMIQGNFRAYLIRRSQALRALRDLAVAKSKLKELRALFNNFSYRRRVAHDTAERQRFTEKIIVLLLTVDAIEGADLMVRSAKRSMVDELEAMLEVVDPQPAGKSLSMRRRTFDMPDGVIQREIAEGVAQVVQMLDREENSSTFEACL is encoded by the exons ATGAGCTGGCTCAGGAGAATCGACCTCATCGAGCCCTACTACTACTGCCCGCCGCCGCCGGCGGTTCTCGTCCGCGAGACCTCCATTTTCGCCGCCGCGCCGAAACTCCCTTCGTTTTTCGAAGAGGTGATGGAGGAGGATTTCGAGCTCGGATACGCATTGGACCTGCTGTGCCCTAGCCCCGTCAAAACGCCGTCGCTTTTGTCCTACAAGCTGATTCAGCGCGTGGAGAGGCTTGGAGGCGAGCTCTACTTGCAGAGCCTGAGCGACCGAGTCACTGAGCTGGAGTCGCGATTCGATCGCCTCGCGAAGATCAaggccgccgccgccgccgccggaCTTGGCGATCGGAAGTACACGTACACGGCGGAGATCAAGGCGCCGGAGAAGAAGTACATGTGGACGACGGAGATCAAGGAGGGGAAGCATAAGAAGAGTGAGAGGAAGTACAAGTGGACGGCGGAGGTTGAAGGCAAGGGAGAGATCTCGAGGAAGTACACGTTTACTGCTTCGAGTGGCGATGCAGAGGATCACAgtgagaagaaggagaagaagaagaagcatcaTAAGGTGAAGAAGGAAGAGGGTGGCTCTCGTGTGGTGGAGATTGAAGAGCTTGCAGCTGATCATGGAGCTGTGGTTCTAAGACAG GCTTTTGCTAAGAGAACTGGaggtagtaaagttgctaaggGAAAGAACAAGGAACTGTCTCCTCAGGATGCAGCCATGATGATACAAGGGAATTTCAGAGCTTATCTGATCCGTAGATCACAGGCTCTTCGGGCCCTTAGAGACCTGGCTGTTGCCAAGTCCAAGCTGAAGGAGCTGAGAGCATTGTTTAATAACTTCTCTTACCGCCGCCGTGTAGCCCATGATACAGCTGAGCGTCAAAGGTTCACTGAAAAAATCATTGTTCTGCTCCTTACTGTGGATGCCATTGAG GGTGCTGATTTAATGGTGCGATCCGCAAAGAGGTCGATGGTGGATGAGCTGGAAGCTATGCTTGAAGTGGTTGACCCCCAACCAGCTGGAAAATCATTGTCCATGAGGAGGAGGACCTTTGATATGCCAGATGGTGTCATTCAAAGGGAGATCGCTGAAGGTGTGGCACAGGTTGTCCAAATGCTTGATCGTGAAGAGAACAGTTCTACCTTTGAGGCATGTTTGTGA